DNA from Solanum stenotomum isolate F172 chromosome 3, ASM1918654v1, whole genome shotgun sequence:
CAATCATTTCATCGTCCTAAACGTCTCTCAAATCTTCATCTGTTTTATTcaatcttcttccccaagttcaAAGCTTTCATCTTTGGTAAGTTGAATCTTTTGTAATGGTGTTTTTCGGTAATTTTTAGTCGTATTTGgttgtttattttgttataataGTGTAATGATTTAATGATTCCTTTTTCTAGACTGTTTTTCTTCATGTTCTTGTTTAGGATGAATTTTTCGCCGTATTCCATGAATATTTGTGGTCTCTAATGACGTTTTTGTTTggatataaatatttgaatctatttggttacttatttttttaatttttttttaagtttatcttgcctattgattttgaaattttgactaaACTTTGATCGACTTTAGTGGCGTTTCTGTCAATCGCATTGTTGATTTCTGTTAGATCTGctatttattttgtatgttttaTTGGAGGTTTACTCTGGTTATGGCTAAAACTAGAGGCGGGATTGTTAAACGATATGTTCCTAAGCCTtctaaaaacaagaaaagaaaggcTGAAGAAGTTTTAagatcttcaaaaaaaaaattgtagttgaaGAACCCAAGTCTAACTCGAATTCTGATACGATGGCTGAAATTGACAACTATGAGGACAGTAGTGCCCAGGCTACTGATGATGTTGAGTCTAGTGAAGAAAACCCTGACAGTGGAGATGAAGAGAGTAGTAGAGATAACCGAGATACTGGAGTTGAGGATGATGATCCCCCGTCCTTGCCAACTTGTGCAAGAGAGATCTCTGGTAAGTCCTATAATCTAACTACGTGGATGGATGAGTTAGGATCTTTTTCAGCAAAAATTTCTATGAGAGCAAGAATGACTCTTTATCGTGATTTTAGAAATGTTTtagttcaagaaaaaatttatgACTTTAAAGGTACTTGTTTTGGACACTTAAGACATATTCCAGAACATTACAAGGTCAATGGACAAATGGTCCATTATATGTTGTTGTGTCttgtaaaaaatgataaaaaaaaattgcataagATGTGGTTTTGTGTGAATGGTTAGTCTGCTTGTTTTGGCTTAAAAGAGTTTGCATTGATTACGGGGCTTAAAAGAGTTTGCATGAAAAAAGTGCTTTAGAAATGTGAGAAATTTTACTATAAAGTGACCAAGAATAAGAAAATCAGTGGTACAAAGTTGATGAGTTTGATTAAGGGTACCCGATTTAATAAGGAGCAGAAGTTGAAGTGCTCTTTAGTTTGGTTCGTTCACTCGATGTTGCTTGCCCACGATCGATCTAAGATTGTGGATTTAAACTACATTAAGATGGTCGATGATTTAGATTTTTTCAAGAGTTATTCGTGGGGCAAAGAGTGTTTTGATTTAACAGTAAAGTAtttgaagaacaaaattaatttgaagaaaCAAAGTGAAGTGTACAAGGAAAGAGGGAATGCATCGTATGCTTTATACGGCTTCCCCTAGGCATTTCTGATACTTATTATCAGTTATGTACTTGATTAATATTAAActcttatatatttatatagtatttcatattctctatttatttatttgttattttattaatttcaggTTTGGATATATGAGGTTTTTCCTCATCTTGATAATTATGCAAAGAAGTCCTTGGATTCTCCTCTGCCCCCGTTTACTTAGATGGCACACGACAAAGAGTGATATACTGTCAAAGGTGATCCATTTAAGTACAAAGGGAGAAGTACAAAGgtattaacttatttatttttatctagaaatatttgtaaattattgAAGATCTtgtactatttatattttttttataggttGTGCATTCATACCTCATACTTATTGTCCGtgagacaaaataaaattatatggcaACATTAAAGTCATATACGGACGAAGTGAAGGACACAATCATTGATGCCTTGAAGGCCAATTTGAAAGGTGTCACTAACCTCACTTCTGTAGTAGAGAACGAGAAGGATGAAATATTGGGTGAGAACAATTCCAACCAACCTTGTGAGAATTCTGTTTCGAGTGGAcagaaaaataaagatgataatTTGTGTGTGTGTTGCATCCCGTGAACTATCAATGATGGAAGTTGTTGCTTTTATACGAGATGAGAAATTGAGGAGAGctcaaaagaacaagaaaaatgaACGTTGACTAATTTATATAGTATTggtgtaaaataatttatttgtaagaATGCTAAGCCACTGATCTTGAAGCAGTTAAGGAAGACTATACAACACCAACAGTTGATAAAGATGGTGTTGTATTGTTGTTGATGAAATCCTTCAATTAGCAATAGTCGATGAAGATCTTATTGCAGTTGATGAGTACTTTGCAGAAGAAGTTAATGAACAAgatgaaaaaagagaagaggagaaactgGAAGAgaacgaagaagaaattgaagagAAGTTGGAAgataaaaaacaagaagaaaaaagaagagaggcAGATTGAagagaacaaagaagaagaaaaaaaagaggagcAGATCAAAATCaaggaagaagaacaaaaagaagaggagaagatcgaagaaaacaaagaacaagaaaaagaagaggagcaGATCGAATTgcaggaagaagaaaaagaacagGAGAAGCAGGAAGAGAAAGTAGATGAAGGCTTGGCAGAAGAGGGAAAAGAAGGCAGTGATGAAAATTTAGTGGACGTGATGGGTATTGTTATGGAGCTCAATGGCGAGCTAAATGGTGATGAGTAAGGTATTTGTGATATTGGTTTATTAAGACAATTGGTTTTTGAAGTTGGTTTAAGACAATTGGTTTTTGAAATGGTTGATTTTTCGTGTTGATGATAAGACAATTAGTTTTTAAGATAATTAGTTTTTGGTGGTTGAATATTAAGACAATTGGTTTCTGAAGTGGGTAGATGATTAAGACAGTTGATTTTTGGTGGTTGATGAATAAGACAGTTGGATCATtcaatgttatttttattttgatggatATTGTTGCCAATTATCGActttaaattgtatatataatgcATTGTCTTACCAATTccaaaaagactcattttattAATAGACTGTATTATTACATGAGTAAAAGATATAAGATTGTACTACTGCATTCCTATTACACATTTCCAAAAAGCAACTACTAACAACAAACcatgtaatatattttttaggcctttctctttttcttcagCCAATATCAACCTTTGTTTTAGTTGATCCCTATCTTTTTCGGTGTCTTTTAGCAATCCTTTAAAGTGATCTCTCTGCTCTTCAGCCTCTTTGAATAAACTCAATATCAAATTCCTATTTTCTTCGAAGTTTTGAAGCCTttctaatatttgaaatttggtAAGGCCTTGAAAATTTGATGTCTCGAGTTTCGGACTCAATTTTGATGGGCTGCTCGTTGATGAATCATTTTCAAGCCACTTAAAAAAAGAGCATGCACCAATTTCACAGTTAAAGAATTATCGACCTGGGTTCGTATCGGTGTGTGACGTCCTCAACATACCTAAATTACCACACGACAAACGTAAGATTTTTTTGCATTGGATGTTTGAGATGCTTGAGACATAATAAAAAGAGATGTTTAAGTATTATAAAATAGAATAGGATGGAAGAGTTCATGAATCCTTCTTTTTATACACTAAAAAAAGTAAATGTTACCATTGAAAAGTAGCAATTTGTACTTTGTTACCGTTGTAAAACTTGGATAATTGAGTATTGTCACCGTtggtaaaaatatatagataattaaTACAGTCGATATTTTTTCATGTGCTTGGTTTAGATTGTACCAACTACATCTACACTTCAACACTAATAAGGTATATATGGGTTGATATCATGATCCATAAATGATCTATACTGCACCTACTAGAGTATGACACTTAAATATAGACTGTAGCTAGTATAATTTAAAAGGGAGAATGATtaactaataataaataatattattgaaatttattaaattaaataaatttaaacaagtaatgTAAGGGTCCACGTACATTGGGGGTGGAGATAAATAATGTATGGGAAAGAGTTGTAGTATACAATCAACATCTTCAAACTAATGTGTGAAGAAAGCACAAGTATGAATGAGGAATAGTTATGTGTGGTTATACAATCAACATCTTTACAACATAAGCATGTGATCATGTATGAGTCCATATAAATTGGGGTGGCAATCAACAATGTGTGGTTGAACAAGTGATATCCTCACAACATACTTATGTTTTCTCAAACATTGTTCTAAGGATGTTGATTGTATAATGACAACTCTTCCTCGTACATCACTAATCACCACACCCAATTTATGTGGACTCTTACATGATCATATGACTTGTTTAAACTTATTAAATtggataaatttcaaatatataatttattattaattaattgctgtctttttgaaattctactAGTTTTGATCTATATATAAGTGTCAGATTCTAGTAGGTGAAGTATCGACAATGCGTTAACACAGATATAAACCCAAATATACCTTACTAATATCAGAGTGTAAATATCATATGTCATACATACACCACACACATATAGATGTATCGATTGTATAAATGgtctatatattttgataaCTAGTAAATATTTAGATAGACAGATTTTACAATGgtaaaaaaagttcaaattgcTACTTTTTTTAATGGTAACATCTATATTTTTGACAATTCATTAAGAattcgtttggtagagtgtatatgCAAATAATGCTTGTATTATTTATAGTTGAATTAGTTATACTTAGATTATTTCTTAAgcattgtttgatttggtgCATTAAAAATAGTCACAAATATCATTCTAATTcattctaattctagttcttaaTCATATTCTAATTCATGCATTAGAATCATTGCATTACAAATACcatgaattttcatatattaataatacacAGCTTAGCTTAATAGACAGTGTACAAAATTTATGTAATCTTTTGATTGATCTATATTAGATCATGAATAATTACGATAATAGATGACAATAAATTGACCAAAATGCTGGCAGTAGCTTGATTACAGTAGCGAAAAAAAATAGTAGCTTGAttacaaaaacaaattcaatcAAGCTTGTTTaagatttgttgttgttcacACGTGTAGTTCTCTTGTGTTCGGTTCTCTTACAAATTGAACATTTATTACTTCTCTTGCTCTTGAAATTCTCACCGATGCCTTTGACacgttttcttctttttcttccaagCTTGGTATCAACAAGAGGAGGAAAAATCTTCACATTAAGCAATTCTTCTGAAACACACCATTCCGACTCAAGAGGGACAACATTAATAGAATCCATGTATGCAAGAAGGTAcgtttcaattttatacaaaggTGAAGAGTACTCATAGATGCTCATACCATACTTATTGCCATGCTTCGATCGCAAAACTGCCATCGCATGAGCACAATGTATCTTGATCAAGTCATATTCACTATATGAACATGACTTTTACCGTAGGTCCACATAGGCAGTAACACCCGCATCGAACATGGTAAATTGATTGCCGTCCCCGGTTACATTCTCACATACAAGGAGTTGtccttcattattttttttcttgcaatttttAAGGCAGCCGGCACCATTTGATTACCCATTGATTTGAGGATATATGCATGCCTCTCCCTAAACAATTCTCCAAACCTCTTAGCAATCGAATTAAATATAGATGCCACGGAATACTCTCTTCCGTCTATCAACATATCATTGAGTGACTTGGCGATATTTGTGGTCATAACATCATATCTATTGCCAGGAAAATGTTTCCTGCTCCACTTCTCAAAATCAATATCATGCTCAAGGACGACGGCTGCAGCGGGGCATTTGTTCTTGAATTCTACAAAATGATTGCCAAACCCCTCCAATGAATAAGCCTTTGCCgcattgtattaaaaataaaggtAATCTCCACAATGATGATTTACGCGGAAATTTTCACCAAGGTGCCTCATAAAATATCTGTGGTGAGCATGATTGTAAACGTTTACAATACCGTTGGCGATACTCTTGTGTCTATCGGagataaaatacaaatatggttCATCGACCACAATCTCCTTCAATTTCTCAAAGAAGAATGTCCAAGATGTATCATTCTCTTTGTCCACGACACAAAAGACAATTGAATAAACATGATTCTTCGTATCTTGTGCAACAACGCTCAACAACACGCCATCGTATTTACCATGTAAATGAGTGTCATCAACCGCAATTACCTTTCTCATGTGGGCAAATCTCTTAATGCAAGCACCAAAGACCAAGAAATAATACATGAACCTATGACTATCCTCGTTTACCATGAGACAATAACTAGAACCAACATTAAGTGTCTCGAACATGTAGGAAAAATGGTAAGCATGAATATCCATTTTTCGCTGTCCCTCGGACAATTTCCTTATCAACCACACCACCCTTCTAACATTTCCAATAGCTTGGACtacaatgaaaataattaaacataGCTCTTTGAATCTCTTTAACATTTGGAACCTTACCATCATGATACATATTTACACAAAGTGAAGCAGTGACTTTCATTGAAATTTTTCTATGGCTACTGTTGGCATGTTCAACACCACAACTATGTTTGCCAATGTACTTATAGTTATAAAATCTATCTGAACACTCATATTTCTTCGCCCGCAACATCCATGCACAATTACGAGATACACATTTCACCTTTAAGTATTTAGTACAACTCTTCACAATAGCAAAATCAAAAGACTTTTTTGCTGCCGCTTTGGCTAATAACAATTGCAACTCATTCTTGTTACTGAAAGTTTGgtttatacataaattagttCCATCTGAGAAGGAATGGTTGGATTGTGATCCCAATTCCTTTTGTCCTTGCATTTCTTCACAACATTCGGGTTCGGGATCTTCCGCATCTACTGATTGATTTTCCACATTAGTTGGATCATCATGTATATTCATTGGATGATCACCCAAACTCTCATTTGAATTATCACCCAAGCTTTCCTTTGAATAATCACCCAATCTTTCATTTCCAATTGAATCACTGTCGCCGTTAAATGAATTCGTTGGTTCAATTGGAGGCCTCACATTAACGTTTATCCTCAATGTAGGCCTAGAGCCATCAATACCAATATCTAACATGTACAAGTTCACGTGCCTATCATTTTTTATGAATGTGGGATGTATTTTTCCCCTCCCATTCATTTGATAGCTAATCACCAAGTTATTTGGCTCGCAAGTTAATTCACCGGCCTCAATTACGCTTGCAATCATATCGTCACATGAACCATTGCGACGCAACGCAATGGGCACTGTTGTCTTACACAAAGATTTCCAATTCCAACTTCTGGGAGTCTTCTCCCATACTCCCATATAATcaccaccaacaacaacaaattcagCTACTACCATTATAGACTACAAAGATAGATACTAGATTACAGTATCATTCGTTAACGATCGATGAAGTACGACATCCGTAAAGAAATGCGACTGAATGAGATCGTTGTTCAAAATGCAGCTCTTGCAATGGCGAAACAgatttttaatgcttttaaaCTACTAAAATGTATCTATAATAAGTTATCAAGTGTTTATTATGGAAGAtttctcaaatttctaaaatggcgggaaaatcattttgaagcttgatttttgaaagaaaatggagtAAACATGACTATGGAGTAggagatgatgatgattttaATTATCTTGAAAATGGATATTTTGGCCGGAAAACTCGCCGGAATCGTCTGTTTCGACAACAGCAAAAACGAGTTGCTCTTCTTTCCCGTTtgacctttttcttcttttctaatataatttttaacaaatgcaaatagatatatattattCCAAATTAGTTGGAAAAGAAGGGGAGGACCAAAGTGGAGATAAGAAAACTTAGTGAGGTCTTTTGTATGTGACAATTAGGGCATGTGGATGATGTCATTAATAGTGGGTATACCACAAATTATTCAAGACTTTTGTCTTAATGTTCAATTAAGTTTGGAGAGTGGCTATTTTGCCAACTCTACTTagggaaattaaaattatggaTACAAGTCGTATTCCGTCCTTACTAAATTACCAAAAACATCCATGTAGACAGGTCAAAGGGTTTCGTTGTAGGGATATCTCCTTAAAAAACTTATAAGTCatattttaagagaaaagaTCTCAAGTAAGGTAGGAGGAAAGACTTTCCATGGAAAAAAACTTTATAGTTCTCCCCTCgcattctttttcaaaatatggTTCGCAGCAAAAGTGAGATTGTTTGGGCACTTGGGCAGAAATTTGGCATTGAGATATGCTATGGTTTACTTTTATGTATAGACTTGGTTAGTGACATAAATTTACATTATAGAATTGATGGAGACAACATAATTAAGCATGTAAGCATGATATTCTGATGGTTGGCCTTTAGAATTATGTAGTTCTGATAGCATGAGCAgaggcggatccaggatttcgAGTCTCTCGGTACCAAGTAGATTCATCGGTTAACTCAATTTTAGGTTTCAGTTGAATTATTCGTCTTATCGATCTATGACAACTATGAACAATAATAAGATgacaatttatatattatatatactacaAATTCTTTGAGCATGGGTCATGCTAATCTTCTCCgcattatttcaattttatcagATGTCTCCAACGAAGAAAAAGTTTATCGTTTTAATCTAGATGCTCTTGTTGAAAGTCGAATTCAGGACCGACAACGGAAGATTTTTTCTCACATGGGAAAAATCAGTTTAGCTCAATTGGTTGACTATTTGAACTCTCACGTACCTTACCATTTTCCCTTCCCTTCCCTACCtccatatataaatacaaattggCACCCCACATTTGATTGAGATCATAAagtaaacaaagttaaaactttcaattatactataaatatcata
Protein-coding regions in this window:
- the LOC125858830 gene encoding uncharacterized protein LOC125858830, yielding MAEIDNYEDSSAQATDDVESSEENPDSGDEESSRDNRDTGVEDDDPPSLPTCAREISAIVDEDLIAVDEYFAEEVNEQDEKREEEKLEENEEEIEEKLEDKKQEEKRREEEEKEQEKQEEKVDEGLAEEGKEGSDENLVDVMGIVMELNGELNGDE